From Caldicellulosiruptor hydrothermalis 108, a single genomic window includes:
- the purS gene encoding phosphoribosylformylglycinamidine synthase subunit PurS has product MLKAEIFVYLKKSISDPPGIAVLNSLKSLGFDNVEKVRMGKYIVVYLNENDIEKAKELVKLMCEKLLCNPVMEEYKFNILEE; this is encoded by the coding sequence ATGCTCAAGGCAGAAATCTTTGTATATTTAAAAAAATCAATTTCAGACCCACCTGGTATTGCTGTGTTGAATTCTTTAAAAAGTCTGGGATTTGACAATGTAGAGAAAGTTAGAATGGGAAAGTATATTGTGGTATATTTGAACGAAAATGATATTGAAAAAGCAAAAGAATTGGTAAAACTTATGTGTGAAAAGCTTTTATGCAACCCTGTTATGGAAGAGTACAAGTTTAACATTTTGGAGGAGTAA
- the purQ gene encoding phosphoribosylformylglycinamidine synthase subunit PurQ has translation MKFGVVVFPGSNCDSDCFHVIKDVINEDVEYIWHDSDEKLTGFDCIILPGGFSYGDYLRAGAIARFSKIMPRIEEFAQNGGLVIGICNGFQILTESHLLPGALIRNKNLKFICSDQYVKVVNTNTPFTNLYKEGEVINLPIAHGEGNYVVDEETLKQIIQNQQIVLQYCDKYGNVNDETNPNGSILNIAGICNKEKNVFGLMPHPERSSEKILGCEDGKRVFLSIVNYLKSR, from the coding sequence ATGAAGTTTGGCGTTGTAGTTTTTCCGGGTTCTAACTGTGACAGTGATTGTTTTCATGTAATTAAAGATGTAATAAATGAGGATGTCGAGTATATTTGGCACGACAGTGATGAAAAATTAACGGGGTTTGATTGTATAATCTTGCCTGGAGGATTTTCGTACGGGGATTATTTGAGGGCTGGAGCAATAGCAAGGTTTTCAAAAATAATGCCAAGAATAGAGGAATTTGCCCAAAATGGAGGACTTGTGATAGGTATATGCAATGGGTTTCAGATTTTAACTGAAAGTCATCTTTTGCCAGGCGCGCTGATAAGAAACAAGAATCTTAAGTTTATTTGCAGTGACCAGTATGTAAAGGTAGTGAATACAAACACTCCTTTTACTAATCTCTACAAAGAAGGAGAGGTAATAAACCTGCCTATTGCCCATGGCGAGGGTAACTATGTTGTGGATGAAGAAACATTAAAACAAATAATTCAAAATCAACAGATTGTGCTGCAGTATTGTGATAAATATGGCAACGTCAATGATGAAACAAATCCTAATGGTTCTATTCTAAACATAGCAGGTATATGTAACAAGGAAAAAAATGTTTTTGGACTCATGCCTCATCCTGAAAGAAGCAGCGAGAAAATCCTTGGTTGTGAAGATGGTAAAAGAGTATTTTTAAGCATTGTCAATTATTTGAAGTCGAGGTGA